From one Gemmobacter sp. genomic stretch:
- a CDS encoding alpha/beta hydrolase: MILRALALVACLAIAACAPRGTVVVMPEAASVGEVERVFIGSTRRNDGAGENYSRNRGYQTRFARFDVSIPPDRELGSLPWPPRNGAPDPRKHMLTTGSAGYDDDAAFRAALRSEMASQRKGAREAVIFVHGFNNTFAEGLYRFAQLHHDMALPGVPVHYSWPSRGTPLGYAYDRDSALFARDGLEHLIRQVAAAGADRIFLVAHSMGSGLTMEALRQLAIRGDQPTLRRIGGVILISPDIDVDVFRAQARMVGKLPQPFVVFTSARDRALALSARLAGESARLGNVRDVAVLAGLEVTLLEVGAFSQGDGHFTAGTSPTLIRLLNRISDMDNALGGDARSRVGLLPGAVLTVQGATQIILSPVVALGEGLAQ; this comes from the coding sequence ATGATCCTGCGCGCCCTTGCCCTTGTCGCCTGCCTGGCCATCGCCGCCTGCGCCCCACGCGGGACGGTGGTGGTGATGCCCGAGGCAGCAAGCGTCGGAGAAGTCGAGCGGGTGTTCATCGGCAGCACGCGGCGTAACGACGGAGCAGGTGAAAACTATTCCCGCAATCGGGGCTATCAGACACGTTTTGCACGCTTCGATGTCTCTATTCCGCCGGATCGAGAGCTTGGATCCTTGCCCTGGCCCCCGCGTAATGGCGCCCCGGATCCACGCAAGCATATGCTGACCACCGGCAGCGCCGGCTATGACGACGACGCGGCCTTTCGCGCCGCCCTGCGCAGCGAGATGGCCAGCCAGCGCAAGGGCGCGCGCGAGGCGGTCATCTTTGTCCATGGCTTCAACAACACCTTTGCCGAAGGACTGTACCGATTTGCCCAGTTGCACCACGACATGGCGCTGCCCGGCGTTCCGGTACATTACAGCTGGCCATCGCGCGGAACACCGCTGGGCTATGCTTATGATCGCGATTCCGCCCTGTTCGCGCGCGACGGGCTGGAACATCTGATCCGGCAGGTGGCGGCCGCCGGGGCGGACCGGATATTCCTGGTGGCGCATTCCATGGGCAGCGGCCTGACGATGGAGGCGCTGCGCCAGTTGGCGATCCGCGGTGACCAGCCAACGTTGCGCCGCATCGGGGGGGTGATCCTGATTTCCCCCGATATCGACGTCGATGTCTTTCGCGCCCAGGCCCGGATGGTCGGCAAGCTGCCGCAGCCGTTTGTCGTCTTCACCTCGGCCCGGGATCGGGCGCTGGCGCTCTCGGCGCGGCTGGCGGGGGAAAGCGCCCGGCTGGGCAATGTGCGCGATGTTGCGGTGCTGGCCGGGCTGGAGGTGACCCTGCTGGAGGTCGGCGCCTTTTCGCAAGGCGACGGGCATTTCACGGCCGGCACCTCGCCCACGCTGATCCGGCTGTTGAACCGGATCAGCGATATGGACAATGCGCTTGGCGGCGATGCGCGCAGCCGGGTCGGGCTGTTGCCCGGGGCGGTGCTGACGGTGCAAGGGGCAACACAGATCATCCTGTCGCCTGTTGTGGCCCTTGGCGAAGGGCTGGCACAATAG
- the mutL gene encoding DNA mismatch repair endonuclease MutL — MNSQAPNMRPVIRQLDETAINRIAAGEVVERPASAIKELVENALDAGARRVDVAYSQGGKALIRVTDDGCGMTADDLPLALSRHATSKIDGSDLLNIHTFGFRGEALPSLGAVGRLSITSRAQGAEAATIAVSGGRLGEVRPAALGRGTVVELRDLFFATPARLKFLRSDRAEAMAIADVIKRLAMAEPGVSFTLRDVTDGGEGRLVFRADAETGDLFEALRGRLSRVIGADFTANALPIDAERDGLRLTGYAALPTWSRGAAVAQFLFVNGRPVLDRMLFGALRAAYMDVLSRDRHPGAVLFLDCDPQLVDVNVHPAKSEVRFRDPGLARGLIVSALRHALAGAGHRASTTVAEATVEALRPEPVAEQAAPRIYQMDRPSGPAISRSFAFQAPQGFAEAPTGRVEPVLTEPEAQHRPLGAARAQVHENYIIAQTETGIVIVDAHAAHERLVYERLKQQARDRIAAQALLIPEIVELAQDEAARLLDLAPDLARLGLTVEPFGGGAVAVREAPAILGRVDATALLRDILDEIADQGTTSTLTARIDAILSRMACHGSVRTGRQLRAEEMNALLREMEATPLSGQCNHGRPTYVELKLTDIERLFGRT; from the coding sequence ATGAACAGCCAAGCCCCCAACATGCGCCCGGTGATCCGCCAGCTGGACGAAACCGCCATCAACCGCATCGCGGCAGGCGAGGTGGTGGAACGCCCGGCCTCGGCCATCAAGGAGCTGGTGGAGAACGCGCTGGATGCCGGCGCGCGGCGGGTGGATGTGGCCTATTCCCAAGGTGGCAAGGCCCTGATCCGGGTGACGGACGATGGCTGCGGCATGACGGCGGATGATCTGCCGCTGGCGCTCAGCCGCCATGCCACGTCCAAGATCGACGGTAGCGACCTGCTGAACATCCACACCTTCGGCTTTCGGGGCGAGGCGCTGCCCAGCCTTGGGGCCGTCGGGCGGCTGAGCATCACCAGCCGGGCGCAGGGGGCCGAGGCGGCGACCATCGCCGTGTCGGGCGGCCGGCTGGGCGAGGTGCGACCAGCGGCCCTTGGCCGGGGCACCGTGGTGGAACTGCGCGACCTGTTCTTTGCCACCCCTGCCCGGCTGAAATTCCTGCGGTCGGACCGCGCCGAGGCGATGGCGATTGCCGATGTGATCAAGCGGTTGGCAATGGCGGAGCCCGGCGTCTCGTTCACGCTGCGCGATGTGACGGATGGTGGCGAGGGGCGGCTGGTGTTCCGCGCCGATGCCGAAACCGGCGATCTGTTCGAGGCGCTGCGCGGGCGCCTGTCCCGGGTGATCGGCGCCGATTTCACCGCCAATGCCTTGCCGATTGATGCTGAACGTGACGGGCTGCGGCTGACCGGCTATGCCGCCCTGCCCACCTGGTCGCGCGGGGCGGCAGTGGCACAGTTCCTGTTCGTGAACGGCCGGCCCGTGCTGGACCGGATGCTGTTCGGTGCCTTGCGCGCCGCCTATATGGATGTGCTGTCGCGCGACCGCCACCCGGGCGCCGTGCTGTTTCTGGACTGCGATCCGCAACTGGTGGACGTGAACGTGCATCCGGCGAAGTCCGAAGTGCGCTTCCGCGATCCCGGCCTGGCGCGCGGTCTGATCGTCTCGGCCCTGCGGCACGCGTTGGCGGGCGCGGGGCATCGCGCCTCGACCACGGTTGCCGAGGCGACGGTGGAGGCCCTGCGACCCGAGCCGGTGGCAGAGCAGGCGGCGCCGCGGATCTACCAGATGGACCGGCCGTCAGGCCCCGCGATCTCTCGCAGCTTTGCCTTTCAGGCGCCCCAAGGCTTTGCCGAGGCGCCTACGGGCCGTGTAGAGCCTGTTTTGACGGAGCCAGAGGCCCAGCACCGCCCCTTGGGCGCCGCGCGGGCGCAGGTACACGAGAACTACATCATCGCGCAGACCGAAACGGGCATCGTGATTGTCGATGCCCATGCCGCCCATGAACGGCTGGTTTACGAACGACTGAAACAGCAAGCCCGCGACCGGATCGCCGCCCAGGCGCTGCTGATCCCCGAGATCGTGGAGCTGGCGCAGGACGAGGCCGCGCGGCTGCTGGATCTGGCGCCCGATCTGGCACGGCTGGGGCTGACGGTCGAACCCTTTGGCGGTGGCGCGGTGGCGGTGCGGGAAGCGCCGGCGATCCTGGGCCGGGTGGATGCGACGGCACTGCTGCGCGACATTCTGGACGAGATCGCCGACCAGGGCACCACCAGCACGCTGACGGCGCGGATCGACGCCATCCTTAGCCGGATGGCCTGCCACGGCTCGGTTCGCACCGGGCGGCAGTTGCGCGCCGAGGAAATGAACGCATTGCTGCGCGAGATGGAGGCAACGCCGCTGTCCGGCCAATGCAACCACGGCCGACCGACCTATGTCGAGTTGAAGCTGACCGATATTGAACGGCTGTTCGGACGCACATGA
- the mutS gene encoding DNA mismatch repair protein MutS, protein MTETVTPMMAQYLDIKAQHPDAILFYRMGDFYEMFFDDAAQAAAALDIALTKRGQHLGEDIPMCGVPVHAAEGYLLALIRKGFRVAIAEQMEDPAEAKKRGSKSVVRRDVVRLVTPGTLTEDTLLEARRHNYLVAFAEVREAGALAWVDISTGEMRVMPCPPVRLGPELARLAPREVLLSEAQTGLSGVVAEAGAVETQRPRAAFDSAGAERRLCDLWSVTTLDGFGQFDRAELAAMGALVDYLDLTQRGRLPLLRPPARELTGRLMQIDAATRRSLEISHGSAGGRDGSLLATVDRTVTAAGARLLERRLAGPSRDLAVIRARLAAVRGMTEAPALRERLRGRLKAVPDMERAQSRLALDRGGPRDLAAIRDGLVQAADVAADVAGWADAPALLADAARGLVGYQALTGLLQAAVVAEPPLLLRDGGFIAAGFDRDLDETRALRDEGRSVIARMQADYATETGIPTLKIKHNNVLGYFIEVTDRHADRMLTQPLSDRFIHRQTTANQLRFTTVELSALETRILNAANHALELERGHFQTLQARVLEAAAQIAQASKGLAEIDLAAALADLAVAENWCEPEIDDSRAFEITGGRHPVVERALRRAGEPFVANDCALSAGASPAIWLLTGPNMAGKSTFLRQNALIAVLAQAGSFVPADAARIGLVSQLFSRVGASDDLARGRSTFMVEMVETAGILNQADDRALVILDEIGRGTATYDGLSIAWAVLEHLHDTNRCRALFATHYHEMTALAARLKAVENATVTVKEWQGEVVFLHEVRRGAADRSYGVQVARLAGLPASVVDRARVVLEALEKGEREGGRVRQMALIDDLPLFSAAAAAPRPGAAPKPSAVEERLRGTTVDDLSPRQALELLYELRGMLPKTGAA, encoded by the coding sequence ATGACCGAAACCGTCACGCCGATGATGGCGCAATATCTCGACATCAAGGCGCAGCACCCGGATGCCATCCTGTTCTACCGGATGGGCGATTTCTACGAGATGTTCTTTGACGATGCCGCCCAGGCCGCTGCGGCGCTGGATATTGCGCTGACCAAGCGTGGCCAGCATCTGGGCGAGGATATTCCGATGTGCGGCGTGCCGGTGCATGCCGCCGAAGGCTATCTGCTGGCGCTGATCCGCAAGGGCTTTCGCGTGGCGATCGCCGAACAGATGGAAGACCCGGCCGAGGCGAAGAAGCGCGGCTCGAAATCGGTCGTGCGGCGCGATGTGGTGCGGCTGGTCACGCCGGGCACGCTGACCGAGGATACCTTGCTGGAGGCGCGGCGGCACAATTACCTGGTCGCCTTTGCCGAGGTGCGCGAGGCGGGTGCGCTGGCCTGGGTCGATATCTCCACCGGCGAGATGCGGGTGATGCCCTGCCCACCGGTGCGGCTGGGCCCCGAACTTGCCAGGCTTGCCCCGCGCGAGGTGCTGCTGTCCGAGGCGCAGACCGGCCTGTCCGGCGTGGTGGCCGAGGCGGGGGCGGTGGAAACGCAGCGGCCCCGTGCCGCCTTTGACAGCGCGGGGGCGGAACGGCGGCTGTGCGACCTGTGGTCGGTCACCACGCTGGACGGGTTTGGCCAGTTCGACCGGGCCGAGCTGGCGGCGATGGGCGCGCTGGTTGACTATCTGGATCTGACGCAGCGGGGCCGCCTGCCCCTGCTGCGGCCGCCGGCGCGGGAACTGACCGGCAGGCTGATGCAGATCGACGCGGCGACCCGGCGCAGTCTGGAAATCTCGCATGGCAGCGCGGGGGGGCGCGATGGATCGTTGCTGGCGACGGTAGACAGGACGGTAACGGCCGCTGGCGCCCGGCTGCTGGAACGGCGGCTGGCGGGGCCATCGCGGGATCTGGCGGTGATCCGCGCGCGGCTGGCAGCGGTGCGCGGCATGACCGAGGCCCCGGCGCTGCGCGAACGGTTGCGCGGGCGGTTGAAGGCGGTGCCGGACATGGAGCGCGCGCAATCGCGGTTGGCACTGGATCGCGGCGGGCCGCGCGACCTGGCGGCCATTCGCGACGGGCTGGTGCAGGCGGCCGATGTGGCGGCCGATGTGGCGGGTTGGGCCGATGCCCCTGCCCTGCTGGCCGACGCGGCACGAGGGCTGGTCGGGTATCAGGCGCTGACAGGGTTGCTGCAAGCCGCCGTTGTGGCCGAACCGCCGCTGCTGCTGCGCGATGGCGGGTTCATTGCAGCGGGGTTCGACCGCGATCTGGACGAAACCCGGGCCTTGCGCGACGAGGGGCGCAGCGTGATCGCCCGGATGCAGGCGGATTACGCCACCGAAACCGGGATCCCGACGCTGAAGATCAAGCACAACAATGTGCTGGGCTATTTCATCGAGGTGACCGACCGACACGCCGACCGCATGCTGACGCAGCCGCTGTCGGACCGCTTCATCCACCGGCAGACCACGGCCAATCAGCTGCGCTTTACCACGGTGGAGCTTTCGGCGCTGGAAACCCGCATTCTGAACGCCGCCAACCATGCGCTGGAGCTGGAACGCGGCCATTTCCAGACCCTGCAAGCCCGGGTGCTGGAGGCTGCCGCCCAGATTGCGCAGGCATCGAAGGGGCTGGCGGAAATTGATCTGGCAGCGGCGCTGGCAGATCTGGCGGTCGCCGAAAACTGGTGCGAGCCCGAGATCGACGACAGCCGCGCCTTCGAGATCACCGGCGGCCGCCATCCGGTGGTGGAACGCGCCCTGCGCCGGGCGGGCGAGCCGTTCGTGGCGAATGACTGCGCGCTGTCTGCCGGGGCATCGCCGGCGATCTGGCTGCTAACCGGGCCCAACATGGCCGGCAAATCCACCTTTCTGCGGCAGAATGCGCTGATTGCGGTTCTGGCGCAGGCCGGCAGCTTTGTTCCCGCCGATGCGGCGCGGATCGGGCTGGTCAGCCAGCTGTTCAGCCGCGTCGGCGCCTCGGACGATCTGGCACGGGGGCGGTCGACCTTTATGGTCGAGATGGTGGAGACTGCCGGCATCCTCAATCAGGCCGATGACCGGGCGCTGGTCATTCTGGACGAGATCGGCCGCGGGACGGCGACCTATGACGGGCTGTCGATTGCCTGGGCGGTGCTGGAACACCTGCACGACACGAACCGCTGCCGCGCGCTGTTTGCCACCCATTACCACGAGATGACAGCCCTGGCCGCACGCCTGAAAGCGGTCGAAAATGCCACGGTCACCGTCAAGGAATGGCAGGGCGAGGTTGTCTTTCTGCACGAGGTGCGCCGGGGTGCGGCTGACCGATCCTATGGGGTGCAGGTTGCCCGGCTGGCGGGCCTGCCCGCCTCGGTCGTGGACCGCGCCCGGGTGGTGCTGGAAGCGCTGGAGAAAGGCGAACGCGAAGGCGGGCGGGTGC
- a CDS encoding pitrilysin family protein: MIARLAALVALIALPAWAEVPVQEVKSPGGLTAWLVEAPEIPFVALEIRFRGGAALDLPGKEGAVALMAGLLEEGTGDLDAQGFAAARDALAASYRIGAGTDSVSVSARFLSENRDQAADLLRRAVTEPSFAADALERVRGQVLSGLRAEAQDPAAQAGLAFDRVAFGDHPYARPTDGTLDSVAALTEADIRAAHAATMARDRVYVAAVGDISAADLAQLLDRLLGGLPATGAPLPGAAPVNLTGQTVVEPFPGPQSVILFGHEGIRTDDPDFFPAFVVAEILGGGRFGTRLMTEVREKRGLTYGIGAGLSTMDHAALVAGQVQTANGTVKDTIEVIRAEWARAPEITQEELDAAKTYLTGAYPLRWDGNANIARALVGLQMEGYPIDYPEKRNGYIEAVTLADAQRVARRVFDPARLSFVVAGSPVGLEAQ, translated from the coding sequence ATGATCGCCCGTCTCGCCGCGCTTGTTGCGCTGATCGCCCTGCCCGCCTGGGCCGAAGTGCCCGTGCAAGAGGTCAAATCCCCCGGCGGCCTGACCGCCTGGCTGGTCGAGGCGCCAGAGATCCCGTTTGTCGCGCTGGAGATCCGCTTTCGCGGCGGGGCCGCGCTGGATCTGCCGGGCAAGGAAGGCGCCGTGGCGCTGATGGCCGGGTTGCTGGAGGAAGGCACCGGCGATCTGGACGCGCAGGGCTTTGCCGCCGCGCGCGATGCGCTGGCCGCCAGCTATCGGATCGGGGCGGGGACGGATTCGGTGTCGGTTTCGGCCCGGTTCCTGTCGGAAAACCGCGATCAGGCGGCAGATCTGCTGCGCCGTGCGGTGACAGAGCCCAGCTTTGCCGCCGATGCGCTGGAACGGGTGCGCGGACAGGTGCTGTCGGGGTTGCGGGCCGAGGCGCAGGATCCCGCAGCGCAGGCCGGGCTGGCGTTTGATCGGGTGGCCTTTGGCGACCATCCCTATGCCCGGCCGACCGATGGCACACTGGACAGCGTGGCCGCGCTGACCGAGGCGGATATTCGCGCCGCCCATGCCGCCACGATGGCGCGCGACCGGGTCTATGTCGCGGCGGTGGGCGATATTTCTGCGGCGGATCTGGCACAGCTGCTGGATCGGCTGCTGGGCGGCCTGCCGGCAACCGGGGCGCCCCTGCCCGGTGCGGCGCCGGTGAACCTGACCGGCCAGACGGTTGTCGAACCCTTTCCCGGCCCGCAATCGGTGATCCTGTTCGGGCACGAAGGCATTCGCACCGATGACCCGGATTTCTTCCCCGCCTTTGTCGTGGCAGAGATCCTGGGCGGTGGCCGGTTTGGCACCCGCCTGATGACCGAGGTGCGCGAGAAGCGCGGGCTGACCTATGGCATCGGGGCCGGACTGTCGACCATGGACCATGCCGCGTTGGTGGCAGGCCAGGTGCAGACCGCGAATGGCACCGTCAAGGACACGATCGAGGTGATCCGCGCCGAATGGGCCCGTGCCCCCGAGATCACGCAAGAGGAACTGGACGCCGCGAAAACCTACCTGACCGGCGCCTATCCGCTGCGCTGGGACGGCAACGCCAATATCGCCCGCGCGCTGGTCGGCCTGCAAATGGAAGGCTACCCCATCGACTACCCGGAAAAGCGCAACGGCTATATCGAGGCGGTGACGCTGGCCGATGCGCAGCGGGTCGCGCGGCGGGTGTTCGATCCGGCCCGGCTGTCCTTTGTGGTGGCAGGCAGCCCGGTGGGGCTGGAAGCGCAGTAG
- a CDS encoding NADP-dependent malic enzyme: MTRTKITPEEALAYHLEPRPGKYDIVASTPMATQRDLSLAYSPGVAVPVQAIADNPATAYDYTVKGNMVAVISNGTAILGMGNLGALASKPVMEGKAVLFKRFADVNAIDIELDTEDPDEIIKAVSLMGPTFGGINLEDIKAPECFIIESRLKELMDIPVFHDDQHGTAVICAAGLINALEISGKKIENVRIVLNGAGAAGIACLELLKSMGARHDNCIMCDTKGVVYQGRTEGMNQWKSAHAAQTTLRTLEEAMVGADVFLGVSAKGAVTPAMVASMADNPVIFAMANPDPEITPEEAHAVRADAIVATGRSDYPNQVNNVLGFPYLFRGALDIHARAINDEMKIACAQALAKLAREDVPDEVAMAYGRKLAFGRDYIIPTPFDPRLIHVVPPAVAKAGMDTGVARRPIIDLRAYEHSLKSRMDPTASILQGVHARARKAQARMIFAEGDDPRVLRAAVAYQRAGLGRALVVGREGDVREKLEAAGLADAVRELEVMNAANTRHLDTYKDFLYRRLQRQGFDRQDVHRLAARDRHVFASLMLAHGHGDGLVTGATRKSAHVLSLINHVFDATAAHGAVGVTALFHKGRIVLIADTLVHEWPDEKDLATIAIAAAGVARNLGLEPRVAFVSFSTFGYPVSERATKMHRAPAVLDAMKVDFEYEGEMTVDVALNMDQMGHYPFCRLTGPANILVVPARHSASISVKLMQELAGATVIGPILTGVKNPIQICSTNATVNDIMNMAVMAACKMG, translated from the coding sequence ATGACCCGCACCAAGATCACGCCCGAAGAGGCACTTGCCTATCACCTGGAACCGCGCCCCGGGAAATACGATATCGTGGCCTCGACCCCCATGGCGACCCAGCGCGACCTGTCGCTAGCCTATTCGCCGGGCGTGGCCGTGCCGGTGCAGGCCATCGCCGACAATCCGGCGACCGCCTATGACTATACCGTCAAGGGCAACATGGTGGCGGTCATCTCGAACGGCACGGCCATCCTGGGCATGGGCAACCTTGGCGCGCTGGCCTCGAAGCCCGTGATGGAGGGTAAGGCGGTGCTGTTCAAGCGCTTTGCCGATGTCAACGCCATCGACATCGAACTGGATACCGAAGACCCGGACGAGATCATCAAGGCCGTCAGCCTGATGGGCCCCACCTTTGGCGGCATCAACCTTGAAGATATCAAGGCGCCAGAATGCTTCATCATCGAAAGCCGGCTCAAGGAACTCATGGACATTCCGGTGTTCCATGACGACCAGCACGGCACGGCGGTGATCTGCGCTGCCGGGCTGATCAACGCGCTGGAGATCTCGGGCAAGAAGATCGAGAATGTCCGGATCGTGCTGAACGGGGCAGGGGCGGCGGGCATCGCCTGTCTGGAACTGCTCAAATCCATGGGCGCGCGGCATGACAACTGCATCATGTGCGATACCAAGGGTGTGGTCTATCAGGGCCGGACCGAGGGTATGAACCAGTGGAAATCCGCCCATGCCGCGCAGACCACCCTGCGCACGCTGGAAGAGGCGATGGTCGGCGCCGACGTGTTCCTGGGGGTTTCCGCCAAGGGCGCGGTGACGCCGGCCATGGTGGCCAGCATGGCCGACAATCCGGTCATCTTCGCCATGGCGAACCCCGACCCCGAGATCACCCCCGAAGAGGCCCATGCCGTGCGCGCCGATGCCATTGTGGCCACCGGGCGCAGCGATTACCCGAACCAGGTGAACAACGTCCTTGGCTTTCCCTACCTGTTCCGCGGCGCGCTGGATATTCATGCCCGCGCCATCAATGACGAGATGAAGATCGCCTGCGCCCAGGCGCTGGCCAAGCTCGCGCGCGAGGATGTGCCGGACGAGGTGGCGATGGCATATGGCCGCAAGCTGGCCTTTGGTCGCGATTACATCATCCCGACGCCGTTCGATCCCCGGCTGATCCATGTGGTGCCGCCGGCGGTGGCCAAGGCGGGCATGGATACCGGCGTGGCCCGCCGGCCGATCATCGACCTGAGGGCCTATGAACATAGTCTGAAAAGCCGGATGGACCCGACGGCCAGCATTCTGCAAGGCGTCCATGCCCGTGCGCGCAAGGCACAGGCCCGGATGATCTTTGCCGAAGGCGACGATCCCCGCGTGCTGCGTGCCGCCGTGGCCTATCAGCGGGCTGGCCTGGGCCGTGCGCTGGTTGTCGGGCGCGAGGGGGATGTGCGCGAAAAGCTGGAAGCCGCCGGTCTGGCCGACGCCGTGCGCGAGCTGGAGGTGATGAACGCCGCCAACACCCGGCATCTGGATACCTACAAGGACTTCCTCTATCGCCGCCTGCAACGTCAGGGGTTTGACCGGCAGGATGTCCACCGCCTGGCAGCGCGGGACCGGCATGTCTTTGCCTCGCTGATGCTGGCGCATGGGCATGGCGACGGGCTGGTCACCGGGGCGACGCGGAAGTCGGCGCATGTTCTCAGCCTGATCAACCATGTCTTCGATGCGACTGCGGCGCATGGCGCCGTGGGCGTGACCGCGCTGTTCCACAAGGGCCGCATCGTGCTGATCGCCGATACGCTGGTCCATGAATGGCCCGATGAAAAGGATCTGGCGACCATCGCCATTGCCGCCGCCGGTGTCGCCCGCAATCTGGGGCTGGAGCCGCGGGTGGCCTTCGTCTCGTTCTCGACCTTCGGTTATCCGGTCAGCGAACGCGCGACCAAGATGCACCGTGCCCCGGCCGTGCTGGATGCAATGAAGGTCGATTTCGAATACGAAGGCGAAATGACCGTGGATGTGGCGCTGAACATGGACCAGATGGGGCATTACCCGTTCTGCCGCCTGACCGGCCCGGCGAATATCCTGGTGGTGCCGGCGCGGCATTCGGCCTCGATCTCGGTCAAGCTGATGCAGGAACTGGCAGGGGCAACGGTGATCGGCCCGATCCTGACGGGGGTCAAGAACCCGATCCAGATCTGTTCCACCAATGCGACCGTGAACGACATCATGAACATGGCGGTCATGGCCGCCTGCAAGATGGGCTGA
- a CDS encoding DNA recombination protein RmuC, translating to MITIGTQTFALTDWQVLAALGGAVLVLLLVLTLRAAARAARMTEPLRNDLGWLAQRVQAIGDGQERLAGGLAHVSEAQTQAQTAMLKLMEARLSEVQQRMGESLHGSATRTARSLGELHQRLETIDKAQANIEKLSGDVLSLQDILSNKQTRGAFGEIQLHDIVQKALPSDSYTMQATLSNGKRADCLIHLPKPPGPIVVDSKFPLEAYEALRAATTPQQQTDAARLLRSAIRTHLKAISERYIIEGETAEGALMFLPSEAVYAELHANFADVVREGFGLRVWIVSPTTCMAVLNTMRAVLKDARMREQAGAIRKELAMLNADVDRLGTRVENLDRHFHQAAKDVEEIRISAEKAGRRARRLDAFDFEELAPDASPMAPLTAR from the coding sequence ATGATCACCATCGGAACACAAACCTTTGCCCTGACCGACTGGCAGGTGCTGGCCGCCCTTGGCGGTGCCGTTCTGGTGCTGCTGCTGGTGCTGACCCTGCGGGCCGCCGCGCGGGCAGCGCGGATGACCGAGCCATTGCGCAACGATCTGGGCTGGCTTGCCCAGCGGGTGCAGGCAATCGGAGATGGGCAGGAACGGCTGGCCGGCGGGCTGGCCCATGTGTCCGAGGCGCAGACCCAGGCGCAGACGGCGATGCTGAAGCTGATGGAGGCGCGGTTGTCCGAGGTCCAGCAGCGCATGGGCGAATCGCTGCATGGCTCTGCCACCCGCACGGCACGGTCGCTGGGCGAATTGCACCAGCGGCTGGAAACCATCGACAAGGCACAGGCCAATATCGAAAAGCTGTCGGGCGATGTGCTGTCGTTGCAGGACATCCTGTCGAACAAGCAGACGCGGGGCGCCTTTGGCGAAATCCAGTTGCACGACATCGTGCAGAAGGCGCTGCCCAGCGACAGCTACACGATGCAGGCCACCCTGTCGAACGGCAAGCGGGCCGACTGCCTGATCCACCTGCCCAAACCCCCGGGGCCCATCGTGGTCGACAGCAAGTTCCCGCTGGAAGCCTATGAGGCATTGCGCGCCGCCACCACGCCGCAACAGCAGACCGACGCCGCGCGCCTGCTGCGCAGCGCGATCCGCACCCACCTGAAGGCAATCTCGGAACGCTACATCATCGAAGGCGAGACGGCCGAAGGGGCGCTGATGTTCCTGCCTTCGGAAGCGGTCTATGCCGAACTGCATGCCAACTTCGCCGATGTGGTGCGCGAAGGCTTTGGCCTGCGGGTGTGGATCGTGTCTCCGACCACCTGCATGGCGGTGCTGAACACAATGCGCGCCGTCCTGAAGGATGCCCGCATGCGCGAACAGGCCGGCGCCATCCGCAAGGAACTGGCAATGCTGAACGCCGATGTCGACCGTCTGGGCACGCGGGTGGAAAACCTGGACCGGCATTTCCATCAGGCCGCCAAGGATGTGGAAGAGATCCGCATCTCCGCAGAAAAGGCCGGGCGGCGGGCGCGGCGGCTGGATGCATTCGATTTCGAGGAACTGGCCCCGGACGCCAGCCCGATGGCACCGCTTACCGCGCGTTAA